In a genomic window of Sporohalobacter salinus:
- a CDS encoding GIY-YIG nuclease family protein, producing MGHYVYILRCADKTLYTGYTTDLDRRVKEHNQGKGAKYTRGRRPVELVYNEEYDTRSKAQKKEYEIKEYTRQKKLSLIEE from the coding sequence ATGGGACATTATGTTTATATTTTACGTTGTGCTGATAAAACACTTTATACTGGTTATACTACTGATCTTGATCGAAGAGTTAAAGAGCATAATCAAGGAAAAGGTGCAAAATATACTCGTGGTAGAAGGCCAGTAGAGTTAGTTTATAATGAAGAATATGATACGAGAAGTAAAGCTCAAAAAAAGGAGTATGAGATTAAAGAATATACTAGACAGAAAAAGTTAAGTTTAATAGAAGAATAG
- a CDS encoding tRNA1(Val) (adenine(37)-N6)-methyltransferase, whose amino-acid sequence MKLPKVKLEANERLDDLLHNNLQIIQSSDYFAFAIDAVLLTDFVEVKSNDRVIDLGTGTGVIPLLLATKNNLEQIVGVEIQSELVEMAKRSVWYNGLEDIIQIEEADIRQLKESFIAESFDVVVSNPPYLPLGQGKVNPNKSIAIAKHEMKVKLGDIIKISSYLVRYKGKVSYIYRVERLDELLDVMNCYNLQPKYMRLIQPQASKACNLVLVTGIKGANPGLKVDKPLVIYRDDGNYTEEVLEIYYGQDYNK is encoded by the coding sequence ATGAAGTTGCCGAAGGTTAAATTAGAAGCAAATGAAAGGTTAGATGATTTGCTACATAATAATTTACAGATTATTCAGAGTAGTGATTATTTTGCTTTTGCCATTGATGCTGTTTTATTGACTGATTTTGTGGAAGTTAAGTCAAATGATAGAGTCATTGATTTAGGAACTGGAACAGGGGTGATTCCTCTCTTATTAGCTACAAAGAATAATTTGGAACAAATAGTAGGGGTTGAAATTCAGTCCGAATTAGTAGAAATGGCCAAAAGAAGTGTTTGGTATAATGGGCTAGAGGATATAATTCAAATTGAGGAAGCTGATATTAGACAACTTAAGGAAAGCTTTATTGCTGAAAGTTTTGATGTAGTAGTTAGTAATCCACCATATTTACCTCTAGGGCAAGGAAAAGTGAATCCTAACAAGAGTATTGCTATTGCCAAACATGAGATGAAAGTTAAGCTAGGAGATATAATTAAGATTAGTTCTTATTTAGTAAGATATAAAGGTAAAGTTTCTTATATTTATAGGGTTGAAAGATTGGATGAGTTATTAGATGTAATGAATTGTTATAATTTGCAACCTAAATATATGCGTTTAATCCAACCACAGGCTAGTAAAGCCTGTAATTTAGTATTAGTAACTGGAATTAAAGGGGCTAATCCCGGTTTGAAAGTTGATAAGCCTTTAGTGATTTATCGGGATGATGGTAATTATACTGAGGAAGTATTAGAAATATATTATGGACAAGATTATAATAAATAG
- a CDS encoding initiation control protein YabA produces MEDILSLLATFQERLNMLNDDFRKIKKIAHSLYKENKDLKEENENLKRLLFEQKADSEDESEDRAGYNNLAKLYEEGFHICHLNFGEKRDGECLFCMGLLDVQLDSEVEVDEVAEG; encoded by the coding sequence GTGGAGGACATTTTAAGCTTATTAGCTACCTTTCAAGAAAGACTTAATATGTTAAATGATGATTTTAGGAAGATAAAGAAGATTGCTCATAGCTTATATAAAGAAAATAAAGATTTAAAAGAAGAGAATGAAAATCTAAAGCGACTGCTTTTTGAACAGAAAGCAGATAGTGAGGATGAATCAGAAGATAGGGCAGGATATAATAATTTAGCTAAGTTATATGAAGAGGGATTTCATATTTGTCATCTAAATTTTGGTGAAAAACGGGATGGAGAATGTCTATTTTGTATGGGACTTTTGGATGTTCAATTAGATTCTGAAGTTGAGGTTGATGAAGTTGCCGAAGGTTAA
- a CDS encoding PSP1 domain-containing protein: MYTVVGVTFGKAETIYYFDPGDIELVVEDNVIVETSRGVEFGKVVMPPQEVTEEEVVFPLKEVIRKATSSDFKTKKENEEDEEEAFDICLEKIDEHGLPMKLIDVEYTFDRNKIIFYFTADGRVDFRELVKDLASIFKTRIELRQIGVRDEAKMVGGLGPCGRQLCCETVLRDFEPISIKMAKAQNLSLNPAKISGICGRLMCCLKYECKNYKTAKKKMPNVGDKVETDLGVGEVVNLNVVKKAVTVTLNNDKMEFSIDEVETIEENEEENK, translated from the coding sequence ATGTATACTGTAGTAGGAGTAACATTTGGTAAAGCAGAAACTATATATTACTTTGATCCTGGAGATATAGAGTTGGTAGTAGAAGATAATGTAATTGTTGAAACTTCTCGGGGAGTTGAGTTTGGTAAAGTAGTGATGCCTCCTCAGGAGGTTACAGAAGAAGAAGTGGTTTTTCCTTTAAAAGAAGTAATTAGAAAGGCAACTTCTAGTGATTTTAAGACTAAAAAAGAGAATGAGGAAGATGAAGAAGAAGCTTTTGATATCTGTTTAGAAAAGATAGATGAACATGGTCTACCAATGAAATTAATTGATGTGGAATATACTTTTGATCGAAATAAGATTATTTTCTATTTTACTGCTGATGGCAGAGTAGATTTTAGAGAATTAGTTAAAGATTTGGCATCTATATTTAAAACTAGAATTGAACTGCGTCAAATTGGAGTTAGAGACGAAGCTAAAATGGTAGGTGGATTAGGTCCTTGCGGACGTCAATTGTGCTGTGAGACAGTATTAAGAGACTTTGAACCTATTTCTATTAAAATGGCTAAGGCTCAGAATTTATCACTCAATCCAGCTAAGATATCAGGGATATGTGGTCGATTGATGTGTTGTTTAAAGTATGAATGTAAAAATTATAAAACAGCTAAAAAGAAGATGCCTAATGTTGGAGATAAAGTAGAGACTGATTTAGGTGTTGGGGAAGTTGTTAATCTTAATGTAGTAAAGAAAGCTGTAACAGTAACTTTAAATAATGACAAGATGGAATTTTCAATTGATGAAGTGGAAACAATTGAAGAAAATGAAGAAGAGAATAAGTAA
- the holB gene encoding DNA polymerase III subunit delta': MAFANIVGQDIPVDILQNGLERKRINHAYLFTGKKGVGKKFTAIQFAKALNCKEMDLDACGECISCRKFDSGNHPDIVDIEPEGKHIKIDQIRKLQQSISYRPYESEWKIYIIKEADCMNLQAANSLLRTLEDPPGYVIIILLASKEESLLPTITSRCQIVKFRPLTVDEIIDRLISRFKLDKNKAKKIAVLADGSLGKAIDFIENEETLTTREIILDEIKKLNNLDLVELFELVQKILDYKEEIDNILESIITFYRDLLLYKGSQKEELLINFDYQEELSCLDQEYTFDEIQAIIEEIEKTNNLIQNTNVNLQLALEVMLLNIKEKRM, from the coding sequence ATGGCCTTTGCAAATATCGTAGGTCAGGATATACCTGTTGATATATTACAGAATGGACTTGAAAGAAAAAGAATTAATCATGCTTATTTATTTACTGGTAAAAAAGGAGTAGGTAAGAAATTTACAGCTATTCAGTTTGCTAAGGCCCTTAATTGTAAAGAAATGGATTTAGATGCCTGTGGTGAGTGTATATCATGTCGTAAATTTGACAGCGGTAATCATCCTGATATAGTTGATATAGAGCCAGAAGGTAAGCATATTAAAATAGATCAGATTCGTAAATTACAGCAGAGTATTTCATATAGACCTTATGAAAGTGAATGGAAAATATACATTATTAAAGAAGCAGATTGTATGAATTTGCAGGCAGCAAATAGCTTACTTCGAACTTTAGAAGACCCACCGGGATATGTAATTATTATTCTCTTAGCTTCTAAAGAAGAATCATTATTACCGACAATTACCTCTCGTTGCCAAATTGTTAAATTTAGACCTTTGACAGTTGATGAAATTATTGATAGATTAATTAGTAGGTTTAAATTAGATAAAAATAAAGCTAAGAAGATAGCTGTTTTAGCTGATGGTAGTTTAGGTAAGGCAATTGATTTTATTGAAAATGAGGAGACTTTAACGACGAGAGAAATAATATTGGATGAGATTAAAAAGTTAAATAACTTAGATTTAGTTGAGTTATTTGAATTAGTTCAGAAAATATTGGATTATAAAGAAGAAATAGATAATATTTTAGAAAGTATAATAACTTTTTATCGTGATTTATTATTATATAAAGGAAGTCAAAAAGAGGAATTATTAATTAATTTTGATTATCAAGAAGAATTATCGTGTTTAGATCAGGAATATACTTTTGATGAAATACAGGCAATTATTGAAGAAATAGAGAAAACGAATAATTTGATTCAAAATACTAATGTAAATTTACAGCTAGCTTTAGAGGTGATGTTGTTAAATATAAAAGAAAAAAGGATGTGA
- a CDS encoding YaaR family protein — protein sequence MKIQNDLKKDLNQILNKSNLQASETAKSSENNFLDTLQEVHDASVKERLDELLDQIDKQGEKLSKKRTFKELVRYKKMVQQFVKEAVDKIYKVKEEFSTYGSGKHKVYNLVEKVDESLEDLTELVLNKQSTQLEILDRLDEVRGMLVDIYT from the coding sequence ATGAAGATTCAAAATGATTTAAAGAAGGATCTCAATCAGATTCTTAATAAATCAAATTTACAGGCTTCTGAGACAGCTAAAAGTAGTGAGAATAATTTTTTGGATACTCTTCAGGAAGTGCATGATGCTAGTGTAAAAGAAAGGTTAGATGAATTATTAGACCAGATTGATAAACAGGGAGAAAAATTAAGCAAAAAAAGAACTTTTAAAGAATTAGTCCGTTATAAAAAGATGGTACAACAGTTTGTCAAGGAAGCAGTGGACAAGATATATAAAGTAAAAGAGGAGTTTAGTACCTATGGAAGTGGGAAACATAAAGTATATAATTTAGTAGAAAAAGTTGATGAGTCACTGGAGGACTTAACAGAACTAGTATTGAATAAACAATCTACTCAATTAGAGATACTTGACCGACTTGATGAGGTACGTGGTATGTTAGTGGATATTTATACTTAA
- the tmk gene encoding dTMP kinase: MKGLFITLEGPEGAGKSTQIELLSEYFNECGYKVVTTREPGGTEVGNRIRKILLDSDLDNLESKTELLLYAASRAQHVIEVIKPELKKGKVVICDRFVDATMAYQGFGRKLDKDLIQELNRLATGGLEPDLTFLLDIESEKGLLRTKGKAKDRIESEDLFFHQQVRNGYLKLAKEKSRFEVIDGSQDIKSVSASLIKSLEARLEINEDSK, from the coding sequence ATGAAAGGATTATTTATTACATTAGAAGGTCCAGAGGGAGCAGGAAAATCGACTCAGATTGAATTATTAAGTGAATATTTTAATGAATGCGGTTATAAAGTAGTTACGACTAGGGAACCAGGAGGTACGGAAGTAGGAAATAGAATTAGAAAGATCTTATTGGATAGTGATTTAGATAATTTGGAGTCTAAAACGGAACTGTTATTATATGCAGCTAGTAGAGCTCAGCATGTTATCGAGGTAATTAAACCGGAACTAAAAAAGGGGAAAGTAGTAATCTGTGATCGGTTTGTTGATGCTACAATGGCCTATCAGGGTTTTGGTAGAAAGTTGGATAAAGATTTAATCCAAGAATTAAATCGATTGGCAACGGGTGGTTTAGAACCTGACTTAACTTTTCTATTGGATATTGAATCTGAAAAAGGATTGCTAAGAACAAAGGGGAAAGCAAAAGATAGAATAGAAAGTGAGGACTTATTCTTTCATCAACAGGTAAGAAATGGATATTTGAAGCTGGCAAAAGAGAAGAGTCGTTTTGAAGTAATAGATGGTAGCCAGGATATAAAATCTGTATCTGCTAGCTTAATAAAATCTTTAGAAGCGAGGTTAGAGATTAATGAAGATTCAAAATGA
- the guaB gene encoding IMP dehydrogenase: MKDKFGKEGLTFDDVLLMPARSEVLPKEVDVSTHLTSDIELNIPILSAGMDTVTEAELAIAMAREGGLGIIHKNMSVEQQAEEVDKVKRSESGVIVNPFYLTPDNFAYEAEHLMSKFKISGVPIVNNEDDMELVGIITNRDLRFEKDFDQRLSEVMTEKNLITGPVGTTLEEAEEILQEHKIEKLPLVDEDNRLKGLITIKDIEKAEKYPNAAKDKQGRLLVGAAVGTSRDTADRIEALVDAGVDVIIIDTAHGHSTKVIELVKEVKEEYPDLNLIAGNVATAGATKDLIEAGADAIKVGIGPGSICTTRVVAGIGVPQITAVYDCAKEADKYDVPVIADGGIKYSGDIVKALAAGASTVMLGSLLAGTKESPGEIEIYKGRSYKVYRGMGSIGAMKEGSKDRYFQEEEKKLVPEGIEGRTPYKGELSDTIYQLVGGLRSGMGYCGSEDVSTLKEEGKFIRITGAGLRESHPHDIEVTKEAPNYNLESIE, translated from the coding sequence ATGAAGGATAAGTTTGGTAAAGAAGGACTTACTTTTGATGATGTGCTTTTGATGCCGGCAAGGTCTGAAGTGTTGCCTAAAGAGGTGGATGTCTCCACTCATTTAACATCTGATATCGAGTTAAATATTCCTATTTTGAGTGCAGGAATGGATACTGTTACTGAGGCCGAGCTAGCTATTGCTATGGCACGAGAGGGCGGTCTAGGGATTATTCATAAGAATATGTCTGTTGAACAGCAAGCCGAAGAGGTAGATAAGGTTAAGAGATCTGAAAGCGGAGTAATAGTTAATCCTTTTTATTTAACTCCTGATAATTTTGCGTATGAAGCTGAGCATTTAATGTCTAAATTTAAGATTTCTGGAGTACCAATTGTTAATAATGAGGATGATATGGAATTAGTAGGGATTATAACTAATCGTGATTTAAGATTTGAAAAGGATTTTGACCAGAGGCTTTCAGAGGTTATGACTGAAAAGAATTTAATTACTGGACCAGTAGGAACTACATTAGAAGAAGCAGAGGAAATTTTACAGGAGCATAAGATTGAAAAACTACCTTTAGTTGATGAAGATAATCGTTTAAAGGGATTAATTACAATTAAGGATATAGAGAAGGCTGAAAAGTATCCTAATGCTGCTAAAGATAAGCAGGGACGTCTTTTAGTTGGAGCGGCTGTAGGAACTTCTCGTGATACTGCAGATCGAATAGAAGCTTTGGTTGATGCTGGAGTAGATGTAATAATTATTGATACAGCTCATGGTCATTCTACTAAAGTGATTGAATTAGTAAAAGAAGTTAAAGAAGAATATCCTGATTTGAATTTAATTGCTGGTAATGTTGCTACTGCTGGAGCAACTAAGGACTTAATTGAAGCTGGTGCAGATGCAATTAAGGTAGGTATTGGTCCTGGTTCTATTTGTACAACGAGAGTTGTAGCAGGAATTGGAGTACCTCAAATTACAGCTGTTTATGATTGTGCAAAAGAAGCTGATAAGTATGATGTACCAGTGATTGCTGATGGTGGAATTAAGTATTCTGGCGATATTGTTAAGGCGCTAGCAGCTGGAGCTAGTACTGTTATGTTAGGAAGTCTTTTAGCAGGAACTAAGGAAAGTCCTGGTGAGATAGAAATTTATAAAGGTAGAAGTTATAAAGTTTATCGCGGTATGGGATCTATTGGAGCCATGAAAGAAGGAAGTAAAGACCGCTATTTTCAGGAGGAAGAGAAAAAATTAGTACCTGAGGGGATTGAAGGTAGAACTCCTTATAAAGGTGAATTATCAGATACTATTTATCAATTAGTAGGCGGTCTTCGATCTGGAATGGGTTATTGTGGTTCTGAAGATGTAAGTACATTAAAAGAAGAAGGGAAGTTTATTAGAATTACTGGAGCTGGCTTAAGAGAAAGTCATCCACATGATATAGAGGTTACAAAAGAGGCACCTAATTATAATTTGGAATCAATAGAATAG